The Aminithiophilus ramosus genome contains a region encoding:
- a CDS encoding MerR family transcriptional regulator, protein MKIGELSRRLGLPVETIRYYVRSGIIIPERAGKQHLFSEASVEDLKRVLELKRLGFSLHEIHRILSLRRISDPCDPEDTLELVGLYIAKKRELEERIGHLVEARDAVADEIQAIYGRCRPRNASTGVPLRALALLACPLCRGRLSLTDASMDARYVHEGTVLCPCGYRAEIRRGILRTANVNRSRHDRPDTTRELYKDLPSPLISLFAKAHNWMLERLGGLGPARVVMETHANAYLFLYIAVAAGRLAPDNLYIVVDKFPETLEMYKRKIELHRDDLDILYLADAGLDFPLADGCVDGFIDFFGSNEHQFYRHDDLLVELDRFFASDAVLLGTYFHMPPMGASVRRLCREYPEAHVRNFDLRLYRQALDRARFSVAESVAVGSVTDSGENLAFSFHEQGEELSLFSLFARRLAPPQGASGR, encoded by the coding sequence ATGAAAATAGGAGAGCTCTCCCGGAGGCTGGGCCTCCCCGTCGAGACCATCCGCTATTACGTCCGCAGCGGGATCATCATTCCCGAGCGGGCCGGCAAGCAGCACCTTTTCAGCGAGGCCTCCGTCGAGGACCTGAAGCGGGTCCTCGAACTGAAGCGGCTGGGCTTCTCCCTTCACGAGATCCACCGCATCCTCTCTCTGCGGCGCATTTCCGACCCCTGCGACCCGGAGGACACGCTGGAGCTGGTGGGGCTCTATATCGCCAAGAAGAGGGAGCTTGAGGAACGGATCGGCCACCTCGTCGAGGCCCGCGACGCCGTCGCCGACGAGATTCAGGCCATCTACGGCCGGTGCCGGCCCCGGAACGCCTCGACGGGCGTTCCCCTCCGGGCCCTGGCCCTTCTGGCCTGCCCTCTCTGCCGGGGGCGCCTTTCTCTGACCGATGCCTCGATGGACGCCCGCTATGTCCACGAGGGGACCGTCCTCTGTCCCTGCGGCTACAGGGCCGAGATCCGCCGGGGCATTCTGAGGACGGCCAACGTCAACCGGAGCCGCCACGACAGGCCCGACACGACGCGGGAACTCTACAAGGACCTTCCGTCGCCGCTCATCTCCCTTTTCGCCAAGGCCCACAACTGGATGCTCGAAAGGCTCGGCGGTCTGGGCCCTGCCCGGGTCGTCATGGAGACCCATGCCAACGCCTATCTTTTTCTCTATATCGCCGTCGCCGCCGGGAGGCTGGCCCCGGACAATCTCTACATCGTCGTCGACAAGTTCCCCGAGACGCTGGAGATGTACAAGCGCAAGATCGAGCTTCACCGCGACGATCTGGATATTCTCTATCTGGCCGACGCCGGTCTCGATTTTCCCCTCGCCGACGGCTGCGTCGACGGTTTCATCGATTTTTTCGGCTCCAACGAGCATCAGTTCTACCGCCACGACGATCTTCTCGTCGAGCTGGACCGTTTTTTCGCCTCCGACGCGGTCCTTCTGGGCACCTATTTCCATATGCCGCCCATGGGGGCCTCGGTGCGAAGGCTCTGCCGCGAGTACCCCGAGGCCCATGTCCGCAATTTCGATCTCCGCCTCTACCGGCAGGCCCTGGACCGGGCCCGCTTTTCCGTCGCCGAGAGCGTCGCCGTCGGCTCCGTCACCGATTCGGGGGAGAATCTGGCCTTCAGCTTTCACGAGCAGGGGGAAGAGCTCTCCCTGTTTTCCCTTTTCGCCCGCAGGCTTGCGCCGCCTCAAGGCGCGTCGGGAAGATGA
- a CDS encoding APC family permease has product MPERDVSGSRGEGAVAFKRALGLKEAVTITVGTVIGVGLFTTGANSVGYLGPLTLVATFVAFLISLLPALIYAEMGAALPYAGGTYRYAREGLGGVWGMLAGWNFVISLIAVASGEGLAFSFYLKTLTEALGFPLLVDERIIAAAIILLFVVINWRGVEIAGRLQNAVVFFFWGVALVWFATMSTRISLDFFRVPLAGGIEPGQFIFVVSLVWWCFAGFETCCSMGEEIRHPQVVIPRALFLTPFIVFVVTATFQWFLLGIVPPESLGGIKEAMAPYAEGMKAAGILGFPLILLCAGIAFGGDLSTLNPCVAAPSRYLYSMARDGVLPGILGRLHPKYRTPHVAIAFMGVVTLLFVSTGSIIYIASLSLFADLFFYVIGFAAFIGLRRRSPGLKRPYRAPGGVAGAVVSALIYIVMMTQLPRDAFLSGVIWNLVGWGLYLFFRSRKAADDVPAPLPDAPSPEERKELDREYRRWRAIVLTCFGAVLLLFALPFLAG; this is encoded by the coding sequence TTGCCTGAAAGAGACGTCAGCGGAAGCAGGGGCGAAGGCGCCGTCGCTTTCAAGAGGGCCTTGGGTCTCAAGGAGGCCGTGACCATCACCGTCGGGACCGTCATCGGCGTGGGCCTTTTCACCACGGGGGCCAACAGCGTGGGCTATCTGGGCCCCCTGACGCTTGTGGCCACCTTCGTGGCCTTCCTCATCAGCCTCCTGCCCGCTTTGATCTACGCCGAGATGGGCGCCGCCCTTCCCTACGCGGGAGGAACGTACCGCTACGCCCGGGAGGGCCTGGGCGGAGTCTGGGGCATGCTGGCGGGATGGAACTTCGTCATCTCCCTCATCGCCGTCGCCAGCGGCGAGGGACTGGCCTTCTCCTTCTACCTCAAGACCCTGACGGAGGCCCTGGGCTTTCCCCTCCTGGTCGACGAACGGATCATCGCCGCGGCGATCATCCTGCTTTTCGTCGTCATCAACTGGCGGGGCGTCGAGATCGCCGGGCGCCTCCAGAACGCCGTCGTCTTCTTCTTCTGGGGCGTCGCCCTCGTCTGGTTCGCCACGATGAGCACGCGGATCAGCCTCGATTTCTTCCGGGTTCCCCTGGCGGGAGGGATCGAGCCGGGACAGTTCATCTTCGTCGTCTCCCTCGTCTGGTGGTGTTTCGCCGGTTTCGAGACCTGCTGCTCCATGGGCGAGGAGATCCGCCACCCTCAGGTGGTCATCCCCCGGGCCCTTTTCCTGACGCCCTTCATCGTCTTCGTCGTGACGGCCACCTTCCAGTGGTTCCTTCTGGGAATCGTCCCTCCCGAGAGCCTTGGCGGCATCAAAGAGGCCATGGCCCCCTATGCCGAGGGGATGAAGGCCGCCGGAATCCTCGGCTTTCCCCTGATCCTCCTCTGCGCCGGCATCGCCTTCGGCGGCGATCTGTCGACGCTCAACCCCTGCGTGGCGGCTCCCTCGCGCTACCTCTACAGCATGGCCCGCGACGGCGTGCTGCCCGGAATCCTGGGCAGACTGCACCCCAAATACAGGACGCCCCACGTGGCGATCGCCTTCATGGGCGTCGTGACCCTCCTTTTCGTCTCGACGGGGTCCATCATCTACATCGCCTCCCTCAGCCTCTTCGCCGACCTCTTCTTCTACGTCATCGGCTTCGCCGCCTTCATCGGCCTCCGCCGCCGTTCGCCCGGCCTGAAAAGGCCCTACCGCGCCCCGGGCGGCGTGGCCGGAGCCGTCGTCAGCGCCCTCATCTACATCGTGATGATGACCCAGCTTCCTCGCGACGCCTTCCTCTCCGGCGTGATCTGGAACCTCGTCGGCTGGGGCCTCTACCTCTTCTTCCGGTCCCGGAAGGCCGCCGACGACGTCCCGGCCCCCCTCCCCGACGCCCCCTCGCCGGAGGAGCGGAAGGAGCTGGACCGGGAATACCGCCGTTGGCGCGCCATCGTCCTGACCTGCTTCGGAGCGGTGCTGCTCCTTTTCGCCCTGCCCTTTCTGGCGGGGTGA
- the hisD gene encoding histidinol dehydrogenase, which translates to MRVMKEARPLETEEARELYGTVAKIVDDVRVRGDEALLEYGRRFDGSTRTALRVTAEEVGRARSEVDADLLQALEKAAENIRSFALRQRETLTDLPERENGPGVFLGQRVLPVDSCCCYVPGGSYPLVSTALMLAIPAAVAGVPRRCAASPVMKGTDRIHPAVLCALDLAGVTEIYAVGGAQAVAAFAWGTESISPVNLIVGPGNRYVTEAKRQCYGRVGIDFIAGPSEVLILADDRADPTRLAADLLAQAEHDVNARSVLVTTSERLGKEVEEEVERQLAGLSTSAVARLSWENNGEILLVDSPEEACRIANERAPEHLELDLAEAEAWVAGLRNYGSLFIGEWAAEVFGDYLSGTNHTLPTMGAARYTGGLWVGTFLRVTTFQRMTAEGASRLAPLASRIAREEGLMGHAAAAEARKLLR; encoded by the coding sequence ATGCGCGTCATGAAGGAAGCCCGGCCTCTGGAGACGGAAGAGGCCCGCGAGCTCTACGGCACGGTGGCGAAGATCGTCGACGATGTCAGGGTCAGAGGAGACGAGGCCCTCCTCGAATACGGCAGGCGTTTCGACGGCTCCACGCGGACGGCCCTGCGCGTCACGGCCGAGGAAGTCGGGCGGGCCCGGTCCGAGGTGGACGCCGATCTGCTCCAGGCCCTTGAAAAGGCCGCCGAGAACATCCGCAGCTTCGCCCTCAGGCAGAGAGAGACCCTGACCGACCTGCCCGAGAGGGAAAACGGTCCCGGCGTCTTCCTGGGACAGAGGGTCCTTCCCGTCGACTCCTGCTGCTGCTACGTCCCCGGAGGTTCCTACCCCCTCGTCTCGACGGCCCTGATGCTGGCCATTCCCGCCGCCGTCGCCGGCGTGCCCCGCCGCTGCGCCGCCTCGCCCGTGATGAAAGGCACGGACCGGATCCATCCGGCCGTTCTCTGTGCCCTGGACCTGGCCGGGGTGACGGAGATCTACGCCGTCGGCGGGGCTCAGGCCGTGGCCGCCTTCGCCTGGGGGACGGAGAGCATTTCCCCCGTCAACCTCATCGTCGGTCCCGGCAACCGCTACGTGACGGAGGCCAAAAGGCAGTGCTACGGCCGCGTCGGCATCGACTTCATCGCCGGTCCCAGCGAGGTTCTGATCCTCGCCGACGACAGGGCCGACCCGACGCGGCTGGCGGCCGATCTCCTGGCCCAGGCCGAACACGACGTGAACGCCCGATCGGTCCTCGTGACCACCTCGGAGCGCCTCGGCAAAGAAGTCGAAGAGGAGGTCGAAAGGCAGCTGGCGGGCCTCTCCACGTCGGCCGTGGCCCGTCTTTCCTGGGAGAACAACGGCGAGATCCTCCTCGTCGACTCGCCGGAAGAGGCCTGCCGCATCGCCAACGAAAGGGCTCCGGAACACCTGGAGCTGGATCTGGCCGAGGCGGAAGCGTGGGTCGCCGGGCTGCGGAATTACGGCTCTCTCTTCATCGGCGAGTGGGCGGCCGAAGTCTTCGGGGACTACCTGTCGGGGACGAACCACACCCTGCCGACGATGGGCGCGGCCCGCTACACGGGCGGTCTCTGGGTCGGGACCTTTCTTCGCGTCACCACCTTCCAGCGCATGACGGCCGAAGGGGCCTCCCGTCTGGCCCCCCTCGCAAGCCGCATCGCCAGGGAAGAGGGGCTGATGGGCCACGCCGCCGCGGCCGAGGCGCGGAAGCTTCTCCGGTGA
- a CDS encoding TAXI family TRAP transporter solute-binding subunit — protein sequence MRITALFALLLLLCGLPVGTASAFQPVYIMGSSSMGGTYYQLAGIIAEAVNDKVPGVRLAVQPTGGTAENIDNLEKGLNQFALTDSLAVMAYEGRDLYYERPQTYLRAVMPLYPEVARLLVPAGSPVRSLSDLAGRRVALGRKGSGVLVTARQILEASGLRSDAVHSVYLGMGEGLLALRDGTVGASPSWANSTSRPPSSEASFSPFFAGPCWDGSISTST from the coding sequence TTGCGCATCACCGCTCTTTTCGCCCTGCTTCTGCTTCTGTGCGGGCTCCCCGTCGGGACGGCTTCGGCCTTTCAGCCCGTCTACATCATGGGCAGCAGCAGCATGGGCGGCACCTATTACCAGCTGGCGGGGATCATCGCCGAGGCCGTCAACGACAAGGTCCCCGGCGTCCGCCTCGCCGTTCAGCCCACGGGCGGCACGGCGGAGAACATCGACAATCTGGAGAAGGGGCTCAACCAGTTCGCCCTGACGGACAGTCTCGCCGTCATGGCCTACGAGGGGCGCGATCTCTACTACGAGCGGCCCCAGACCTACCTGAGGGCCGTCATGCCCCTCTACCCCGAAGTGGCCCGCCTCCTCGTCCCGGCCGGATCGCCCGTCCGGTCCCTTTCCGACCTGGCCGGCAGGCGCGTCGCCCTGGGACGCAAAGGTTCGGGCGTCCTCGTCACGGCCCGGCAGATTCTGGAGGCCTCGGGCCTTCGATCCGACGCGGTCCACTCCGTCTATCTGGGCATGGGCGAGGGCCTTCTGGCCCTTCGGGACGGGACCGTCGGCGCATCGCCTTCCTGGGCGAATTCAACATCCCGGCCCCCGTCATCGGAGGCGTCCTTTTCGCCCTTCTTCGCTGGGCCCTGCTGGGACGGATCGATTTCGACTTCGACATGA
- the gltS gene encoding sodium/glutamate symporter: MGGVLFALLRWALLGRIDFDFDMTLKDPLMIAFFTTVGLGASLKLLKKGGPQVFLFLLLASGLVFLQNVVALALSKATGLHPLLGLLAGSVTMSGGHGTGATFAQTFTADYGLVGAMELAMASATFGLVAGSVIGGPVARRLIRKYDLHPDDVGDGLGGDAVADIQGLAPASHPLSVNDVLVTILQISLAMYLGSLAFEQLSALGVKLPTYLCALFIGIVIRNVADFSRAFPIHFKCVDYIGSVSLSLFLTMALMSLKLWQLMELAGPMAAILLGQTALVALYATYLTFPLMGKDYEAAVMAGGHCGFGMGATPNTVANMEALCSHYGPAPRAFFVVPIVGAFFIDIVNAFVIQGFIAFLG; encoded by the coding sequence ATCGGAGGCGTCCTTTTCGCCCTTCTTCGCTGGGCCCTGCTGGGACGGATCGATTTCGACTTCGACATGACCCTCAAAGATCCCCTCATGATCGCCTTTTTCACCACCGTCGGACTGGGAGCGAGCCTGAAGCTTCTCAAGAAGGGCGGCCCCCAGGTCTTTCTCTTTCTCCTCCTCGCCTCGGGACTGGTCTTCCTTCAGAACGTCGTGGCCCTCGCCCTCTCCAAGGCCACGGGGCTTCATCCTCTCCTGGGCCTGCTGGCCGGTTCGGTGACCATGTCGGGAGGCCACGGGACGGGCGCCACCTTCGCCCAGACCTTCACCGCCGATTACGGCCTCGTCGGCGCCATGGAACTGGCCATGGCCTCGGCCACCTTCGGCCTCGTGGCCGGTTCGGTCATCGGCGGCCCCGTGGCCCGTCGCCTGATCCGCAAATACGACCTCCACCCCGACGACGTCGGCGACGGACTGGGCGGCGACGCCGTCGCCGATATCCAGGGCCTGGCCCCGGCCTCTCACCCCCTGTCCGTCAACGACGTCCTGGTGACGATCCTCCAGATTTCCCTGGCCATGTATCTGGGCTCTCTGGCCTTCGAGCAGCTTTCGGCCCTGGGCGTCAAGCTCCCCACCTACCTCTGCGCCCTTTTCATCGGAATCGTCATCCGCAACGTGGCCGATTTCAGCCGGGCCTTCCCGATCCACTTCAAGTGCGTCGACTACATCGGCTCCGTCTCCCTCTCCCTCTTCCTGACCATGGCCCTCATGTCGCTCAAGCTCTGGCAGCTCATGGAGCTCGCCGGCCCCATGGCGGCCATCCTTCTGGGACAGACGGCTCTCGTGGCCCTCTACGCCACCTATCTCACCTTCCCCCTCATGGGGAAAGACTACGAGGCGGCCGTCATGGCAGGCGGACACTGCGGCTTCGGCATGGGCGCCACGCCCAACACCGTGGCCAATATGGAGGCCCTCTGCTCCCACTACGGACCGGCACCCCGGGCCTTTTTCGTCGTCCCCATCGTGGGAGCCTTTTTCATCGATATCGTCAACGCCTTCGTCATCCAGGGTTTCATCGCCTTCCTGGGCTGA
- a CDS encoding MFS transporter — protein MGVRTSSWALSAAVFIQMAGVGLIVAFLPGRMMELSGSIRFVGYLASVFAVPFVLFQLPLGHLADRHGCKAFIVAGYLLSGLAGLLFFRAAGAWGLLAGRLLQGFGEIPTWALAPALLSLLFPLSKGGAIGIYNASMHLGLTAGSLLSLTLALSGDGREAFLLYAALSLAAALIAALLVRDPLSARGGSAESGSWSDLFRALRSLRRPALQAGIILYGGGYGTFLTVIPAALLGQGASGQERVSLFFTLFYVAVSLSQIVAGKISDRRGRDVTLLAGLILVTAGLALFPAFGGTGALAFLALAAFGLGMFCVSALARLQEALPLSLRGSASGLFYLLWGVGYFLMPPLLGWVGTALGQTTIFPLTALLFAVEAAALRLTSAGRD, from the coding sequence ATGGGAGTCCGAACGTCGTCATGGGCGCTCTCTGCGGCCGTCTTCATCCAGATGGCGGGAGTGGGGCTGATCGTCGCCTTCCTGCCGGGACGGATGATGGAACTTTCCGGTTCGATCCGCTTCGTCGGCTATCTCGCCTCGGTCTTCGCCGTGCCTTTCGTGCTCTTCCAGCTGCCGCTGGGCCATCTGGCCGACCGCCACGGCTGCAAGGCCTTCATCGTCGCCGGCTACCTTCTTTCGGGCCTGGCGGGCCTGCTTTTCTTCAGGGCCGCCGGGGCCTGGGGCCTTCTGGCCGGACGCCTGCTCCAGGGCTTCGGCGAGATTCCGACATGGGCCCTCGCCCCGGCCCTCCTCTCCCTGCTTTTCCCCCTGTCCAAGGGAGGGGCCATCGGGATCTACAACGCCTCGATGCACCTGGGCCTGACGGCGGGAAGCCTCCTCAGCCTCACCCTGGCCCTCTCCGGCGACGGCCGGGAGGCCTTTCTGCTCTATGCGGCCCTGAGCCTCGCGGCGGCCCTGATCGCGGCCCTGCTCGTCAGGGACCCCCTCTCGGCCCGGGGCGGATCGGCGGAGAGCGGGAGCTGGAGTGACCTCTTCCGGGCCCTCAGGAGCCTCCGCCGTCCCGCCCTTCAGGCCGGCATCATCCTCTACGGCGGAGGATACGGCACCTTTCTGACGGTCATCCCCGCCGCCCTCCTCGGCCAGGGCGCCTCCGGCCAGGAAAGGGTCTCCCTTTTCTTCACCCTTTTCTACGTCGCCGTCAGTCTCTCCCAGATCGTCGCCGGAAAGATCTCCGACAGAAGAGGGCGGGACGTCACCCTCCTCGCGGGCCTGATCCTCGTGACGGCGGGACTGGCCCTCTTTCCCGCCTTCGGAGGGACGGGGGCACTGGCCTTTCTCGCCCTGGCCGCCTTCGGCCTGGGCATGTTCTGCGTCTCCGCTCTGGCACGCCTCCAGGAGGCCCTCCCCCTTTCTCTCCGGGGCTCGGCCTCGGGCCTCTTCTACCTGCTCTGGGGCGTGGGCTATTTTCTCATGCCTCCCCTTCTGGGCTGGGTCGGAACGGCCTTGGGCCAGACGACGATCTTCCCCCTGACGGCCCTCCTCTTCGCCGTCGAAGCGGCCGCCCTGCGCCTCACATCGGCAGGCCGCGACTAG
- a CDS encoding NCS2 family permease, producing MLTDLLAALAVVVNGIPQGLLALSFGFAALPTAVAFAIGIAGSLTYQSVATISFQAETITLAGTMGQTVRERLSLVFWGALFLLIPSLLGLNEAIVAFIGPAIVSSMMAGVGLMLANVAVELCKSEPRSGGASIVAALAVWLLTKDLAQTIILSVLVSTGVFLFLKKTGQVDHEESLVDPSRETFRLGNIEWRFWRHPRIFLGALALACLNIGANISFGKITGSLAGSETNIDHLAVYSSLADMGSSFFGGSPVEAIISGTATAPNPIRSSVFMMAIMALVLLLKLLPVIGRYVHRSSIAGFLLILGVFVTFITNIQGAIASVPAFAGPFGFGPWGMVIGATVFASARWNPFFGLLAGLGLKLVLGV from the coding sequence ATGCTCACCGATCTGCTCGCCGCACTGGCCGTTGTCGTCAACGGCATCCCCCAGGGCCTTCTGGCCCTCTCCTTCGGCTTCGCCGCCCTTCCGACGGCCGTCGCCTTCGCCATCGGCATCGCGGGCTCTCTGACCTACCAGTCCGTGGCCACCATCTCCTTCCAGGCCGAGACCATCACTTTGGCCGGAACGATGGGTCAGACCGTCAGGGAGAGGCTGAGCCTCGTCTTCTGGGGAGCCCTCTTCCTCCTCATCCCCTCCTTGCTCGGTCTCAACGAGGCTATCGTCGCCTTCATCGGTCCGGCCATCGTCAGCTCCATGATGGCCGGGGTGGGCCTCATGCTGGCCAACGTGGCCGTCGAGCTCTGCAAGTCCGAGCCTCGGTCGGGAGGCGCCTCCATCGTCGCCGCCCTGGCCGTCTGGCTCCTGACGAAGGACCTGGCCCAGACGATCATCCTTTCCGTCCTCGTCTCGACGGGAGTCTTTCTCTTCCTGAAGAAAACGGGCCAGGTTGACCACGAGGAGAGCCTCGTCGACCCCTCCAGGGAGACGTTCCGCCTCGGCAACATCGAGTGGCGCTTCTGGCGCCATCCCCGCATCTTCCTGGGCGCCCTGGCCCTGGCCTGCCTCAACATCGGCGCCAACATCTCCTTCGGCAAGATCACGGGCAGTCTGGCCGGCTCCGAGACCAACATCGACCACCTGGCCGTCTACTCCAGCCTGGCCGACATGGGATCGTCCTTTTTCGGGGGCAGCCCCGTCGAGGCCATCATCTCCGGCACGGCGACGGCCCCCAACCCGATCCGTTCCTCGGTCTTCATGATGGCCATCATGGCTTTGGTGCTCCTCCTGAAGCTGCTGCCCGTCATCGGCCGCTACGTCCACCGCTCCTCCATCGCCGGGTTCCTGCTCATCCTGGGCGTCTTCGTCACCTTCATCACCAACATCCAGGGAGCCATCGCCTCCGTCCCGGCCTTCGCCGGCCCCTTCGGCTTCGGCCCCTGGGGCATGGTCATCGGCGCCACCGTCTTCGCCTCGGCCCGGTGGAACCCCTTCTTCGGTCTTCTGGCCGGTCTGGGCCTGAAGCTCGTCCTGGGGGTGTAG
- a CDS encoding phosphoribosyltransferase family protein: MSDVYELHLCGLVRSLPKVRVAPDLSIASFVMLGDTELIEACAEALAERFPRQGLDLLVCPEAKGIPLTHAVARRLGLNYVVARKSVKSYMENPQVEEVRSITTAGVQTVVLDGVDARKLCGKKVAVVDDVVSTGGSLLSLEKLLERVGCRVVLRAAVLLEEGGFDGDLVYLDRLPLFRD; encoded by the coding sequence ATGAGCGACGTCTACGAGCTCCATCTCTGCGGCCTCGTCCGGTCTTTGCCCAAAGTCCGCGTGGCGCCCGATCTGTCCATCGCCTCCTTCGTCATGCTCGGCGACACGGAGCTCATCGAGGCCTGCGCCGAGGCCCTGGCCGAACGGTTTCCCCGTCAGGGGCTGGACCTTCTCGTCTGCCCCGAGGCCAAGGGCATTCCCCTGACCCACGCCGTGGCCCGCCGCCTGGGGCTGAACTACGTCGTGGCCCGCAAGTCCGTCAAAAGCTACATGGAAAATCCTCAGGTGGAGGAGGTCCGGTCCATCACGACGGCAGGCGTCCAGACCGTCGTCCTCGACGGCGTCGATGCCCGGAAGCTCTGCGGCAAAAAGGTCGCCGTCGTCGACGACGTCGTCTCCACCGGCGGCTCGCTCCTCTCTTTGGAAAAACTTCTGGAACGCGTCGGCTGCCGCGTCGTCCTCCGCGCCGCCGTCCTCCTCGAAGAGGGCGGATTCGACGGCGATCTGGTCTATCTCGACAGGCTTCCCCTCTTCAGAGACTGA
- a CDS encoding zinc ribbon domain-containing protein — MDIRGLSSDSSAQYTLRINASSEKTTTATTAATTEEQEAAGASASASSGTSQTAKTGGTQASAGTGEIADGSTSTCSNCGATLAANASVCGKCGTTVQTAADKLLQALSEADIQSKTTDNGIATLSAMGMLAQQEQEES, encoded by the coding sequence ATGGACATTCGCGGACTTTCAAGCGACAGCTCGGCACAGTACACGCTGAGGATCAACGCGTCTTCGGAAAAGACGACGACGGCGACAACCGCCGCCACGACGGAAGAACAGGAAGCTGCGGGCGCCTCCGCCTCGGCCTCGAGCGGCACGTCTCAGACCGCAAAAACGGGCGGCACCCAGGCCTCGGCGGGCACGGGAGAGATTGCCGACGGCTCGACGAGCACCTGCTCCAACTGCGGAGCCACTCTGGCGGCCAACGCCTCCGTCTGCGGCAAGTGCGGAACGACCGTTCAGACCGCCGCCGACAAGCTCCTCCAGGCCCTGTCGGAGGCGGACATTCAGTCCAAGACGACGGACAACGGCATCGCGACCCTTTCCGCCATGGGAATGCTGGCCCAGCAGGAACAAGAGGAGTCCTGA
- a CDS encoding aspartate/glutamate racemase family protein, producing the protein MTVYRIKSKSRSWDGEPIGILILDAAYPCVPGNVGNATTFPFPVRYKEIRGSSIERLLNERDPELLKPFIEGAKELEAEGVRAITGACGFMALFQRQVAEAVEVPVFLSSLLQVPFIYRTLTSKQKVGVITASARCLTDEHYANVGITKEMPLVVCGMEDQEEFRTSVLEEKGTMDSDLVEREVVSVAERMVADNPEVGAIVLECSDLPPYAHAVHKATGRPVFDFITMIKYVHSALTPRPYEGYM; encoded by the coding sequence ATGACGGTCTACCGCATCAAGAGCAAGAGTCGTTCCTGGGACGGGGAGCCCATCGGCATTCTCATTCTGGACGCGGCCTATCCCTGCGTTCCGGGCAACGTGGGGAACGCGACGACGTTCCCCTTCCCCGTGCGCTACAAGGAGATCCGGGGCTCGTCCATCGAGAGGCTGCTCAACGAGCGCGATCCCGAACTGCTCAAGCCCTTCATCGAAGGCGCCAAGGAGCTCGAGGCCGAGGGCGTCCGGGCCATCACGGGGGCCTGCGGCTTCATGGCCCTCTTCCAGCGCCAGGTCGCCGAGGCCGTCGAGGTGCCCGTCTTTCTCTCCAGTCTCCTTCAGGTTCCCTTCATCTACCGGACCCTGACGTCGAAGCAGAAGGTGGGCGTCATCACGGCCAGCGCCCGGTGCCTCACCGACGAGCACTATGCCAACGTGGGGATCACGAAGGAGATGCCCCTCGTCGTCTGCGGCATGGAGGATCAGGAGGAGTTCCGCACCTCCGTCCTCGAGGAGAAGGGGACGATGGATTCGGACCTCGTCGAGAGGGAGGTCGTCTCCGTCGCCGAGAGGATGGTGGCCGACAATCCCGAGGTGGGAGCCATCGTCCTCGAGTGCAGCGACCTGCCCCCCTACGCCCACGCCGTGCACAAGGCGACGGGACGGCCCGTCTTCGACTTCATCACCATGATCAAATACGTTCACTCGGCCCTGACGCCCAGGCCCTACGAGGGATATATGTAG